The nucleotide sequence AATATTATCTATTATCTATATATGCGAAAATTTCCGGGTAATTACGACAAGAAGAGTATTGGGAATGGGTTGGATAAAGGGATAGCCTTCTTCCGCCACAACCCAGTAGCGAAGCCAGGTCGAAGCGAAGCAAAGATAAGAGGAGAAAGGGTAGGGCAAAGATGCGGATCTCTTGTGCGACAACTccttccctctcctcctccttcgtcGCTTCTCCGCTCTTCGCACCTAATTCCCATTCTTTTGCTAACGTGTCCCTCGCCAAGGCCCAGTCGGCCGTCCGCCTCCGTGTCCGCTGCGAGCTCGCCGCCATCCCCGTGCTCTCCTTCTCCGGGGAGAAGGTGGGTGACGTCCCCCTCGACCTCAAGTCCGCCCCCTCCGACACTGCCCGTGCCGTCGTCCACCGCGGCCTTGTCGCCGAGCAGCAGAACCAGCGCCGCGGCACCGCTTCCACCCTCACCCGTGGCGAGGTCCGCGGTGGAGGGAAGAAGCCCTACCCCCAGAAGAAGACCGGCGGCGCCCGCCGCGGATCCCAGCGCACCCCGCTTCGCCCCGGCGGTGGCGTCGTCTTCGGCCCCAAGCCGCGCGACTGGAGCGTCAAGATCAACCGCAAGGAGAAGCGCCTCGCTCTGTCCACTGCCCTCGCCAGCGCCGCCGCGGCCGCCGACGCCCTTGTGGTGGAGGACTTCGGCCAGGAGTTCGAGGCCGGGCCCAAGACCAAGGAGTTCGTGGCGGCCATGCGGAGGTGGGGGCTCGACCCCAAGCGGAAGGCCATGTTCCTGTTGACGGAGGTGTCGGATAACGTCCTGCTCTCCTGCAGGAACATTGGGACCATCAAGCTGCTAACCCCCAGAACGCTCAACCTGTTTGACATTCTCGACTCAGAGAAATTGGTATTCACCAAATCGGCTGTGGAGTATCTCAATTCAATGTATGGGGAAAATGCGGAAGAGGAGGGggatggagaagaagaggaggaagagattgTTCTTGCAGGTTAGTTTAGTACATCAGAACCTCTAATCGTTTTGTCTCTACTAGTTCAGTGAATCATATTTTTGGCTCTAGATTGTTAATGCGAGTTATGAACCCTTCTTTTCTCTTAAATGAAATTTAAAGCTTTATATAGCTAACAGAGCAGGGATCTTCAAATGAATTGTGGAAGAAGTTTACCGAAACAGCAACTATCTGAAAGTTATTTGTTTTACAAGACAGAATAAGCCCTTATCATCACTTTTGGTCGGACAAGGAAACAACATAGACAGTAGGATGATCTTTCTAAATTCTTCTCTTCAGCTTGTCAAGTGGTTTCTTTAAGTATAACATGGAATCTTCCCTTTGGAAGTAAGATGTTTATAAATGGTGGCATTTAGACATAGCAACACAGTGATAagtgaatttttattttcttctaatCCTTTAGTCGTGGATAGGTGGTAATTAGATATACATTTTACTCACTAGGATGCACTTGGACATGGTTAGAAATTTTCTGATCGAATATATGACTACTTGATGTTTAAATACTCATGATATATGTAACCATCATTGGACATTAGAATTGCTGTTTCTTAATGCCTTCAGCACATAATTGTGTTGAACTAGTTGTCTAGTTTGCATTCGATAGCTTTATTGTCGAACTATATTAAATACTTGTCTAGGATTAATTGAAGCTATGTTAATAGAAAAACTAGAAAGGTAGCAACTTGCGATACGGTTTGAATGGTCCAGATGAAAACCAACTTTCCGACAAGCCTATCAGAAAATAGAtatgatattcttatttataagTCAGTTATCTTTCTAAACATACATTTTGAAATTGTCAAATAATCTTCATTATAATATTGAAGTTCCTTTTGGTGATATGATGTTTGCTTAGACCTAACCATAAAATAAATTGATAGAGTCGATTATTTCTTTTCCTTGGATCCTTCTTGTCATGGCTGCATGTTAGTCGGATATACTCTAGTTTTcaatacatgattatttaataTCCCCAAACTCATCACATAATGCCATCATTTAGAATTAGAGTACTAGAGTTGCAGGTTTATATTGAACTCATAGGCTAGTtcgctttctttctttctttttctacatgttttccctggaatgttttttttttttccctttcagtTAAACCGTATAAATATCGCAAATAAAATCATAGCAACATAACTACGTGATGCATGGTCTATAGGAGTTTCAGTTCTGGTATACAGAAgtgctaatatatatataagccCTTAGGCCCTATTTGTTACGGGGGCTAGACACTCTAGGATTTCTTTAAATAATGCAAGTGTTGATCCAAGTTTTGTTAGAAACATCTTTTCATGTTTGGCTATATCTTTTTAATTCCAACCTGTTTTTCTTTTGTGTTTGATTGGGGGATTTTATGTTTATCTCGGAACTACCAAGCTCTGTCCCTGGGGTGTTGCCTTAGGAATTCGAATCCCCATGGTTCAGACAGTTAATTGGAATTTCTAAGCTGTCCAATTCCAGGGGTGGATAGGAGGATGTTTGGTTGAAGAAAATCCCCATTGAATCTTTATACCAAACATTGATCTTAGAATATAGTATTTGATTGCGCAATGTCGATCTGATGGGAACTCTTTCTTTGTTGGCTTTCAGGAGACAACTAAGATCATACAAATCACGTTCATTATCATGTGCCGGAGTCCAAAGACTTTTGTCCTATTTTGATACAAATCAAGTTTTCAGCTTGTTTTAGGGGGCATCAGAATCTCACATCATCATGAAGCAGGTTGGATGGTTGCTTCTTGCAGTTTGTCATAGTTATAAGCTGTAACTGATGTAGGTTTCATTGTTTCCAGCTTCACATTCTCATGAGGTTTTTAACTCCATGGAAATTTATTGTCCAATTGGTTTCTCGCAGACATGTTAATATCTTGTGTATTTTGAACATTACGAGTTAATTGGTATCTAGTTTGTGTCGAATCCTGAGGTTTGCTTGCTGTTGGCTTAACAAGGTGCGATCTTAACTTGTCATTAATTTCTAGTTGCCAATCGATTTATTATTAGAACTCTTTTCTCAACCTTATCCCTCTGATAATGCATGATAACATAGATATTATCATGTCGATCTCAGGTAGCAGATCCCCCATCAAAACACACTGTTTGAGTTATAGTGAAGATCCATTGTTCTTTTCTTCAAGTGCTTATTGGTTTCTTGTTCTTCATGTCTTTCTTCAAAATTGATTAGCTGAAGTCCACCCACAAGAATCTTCTAATCTCGTCCTTCCTATTTATGAAGTCCACCCACAAAACACACGCTGAGTCGACGATCGAAAACGGAGATGACGTAAAATTCTCTGCAAGCGTTTGCGTGGCGGAATGGCAGGGGATTACCTGCACTGCACTGTGAGCTGTGACACTACGGAGATCAATATCTAATTTTCttatttacatataattttagtCTGCCGACACTACACACCACGCGTGCAATGCGCGTGTGAGCTCGAGAGTGATCATAATAAACTATGTTTCCCACGACTACATTATTGGTGACGATGATGAAGAAGCAAAAGGGGTCATCATAATAATCTCATCTCCTCTTTCCACTGCTTGTTTTCTTGtttcctccctcctctcctctgCTTCTTTCGTTTCGTTCATCCAATGTGAGGAGGAAAAAAGAGGGTGAAATGCCCTGAAATTTAGGGCTCGATGACGAGGTCGCCCCGTCGCGATCGTCGGATGCTGCCGCCGCTGCCTCTCGCCCGGATTCGCTTGGTTTGCCTCGTGATCGAGCTAGGATTCGTGGTTGGATTACTAGCTTCTGTTTAGTTGTTTGTTTCTCATTGCCGTCGTCTGCTGCTGTCGTAGAGATCGGAGAGGTTTGAACGGGAATCTGGTGCTGGAGTCTGCCGCCTCCTTCGTAGATACTTGCATTTTCGCAGCGGATCTGGTCGGTGAATCCTTTGTTGGTTGGGTGCTGGGTTGTGTGGGTTGACGGGCGTGGGGAAGAAGGATGGAGCAGCGGAGCAAGGTGGGGAATTTCGTGATACCGGACACGGCGTTGGAGCGGGTGATGGGGTACATAGAGGACCCTCGCGACCGGGAGGCCATCTCGCTGGTGTGCCGAAGGTGGTACCACGTCGACGCCCTCTCGCGGAAGCACGTCACCATCACCATCTGCTACTCCACAAGCCCCGACCGGGTCCGCCGCAGGTTTCCCAACCTGGAGTCCCTCAAGCTCAACGGCAAGCCCCGTGCCTCCATGTTCAACCTCATCCCCTCGAGGACTGGGGTGGCTACGCCGGCCCCTGGGTCCACGGAATCGCTGAGGCCCTCAGTTGCCTCAAGACCATCTACTTCCGCCGCATGATTGTTAGGGACGACGACATTGGCGTGCTCGTTAGGGCCAGGGGCGACAAGCTCAAGTCGCTTAAGCTCGACAAGTGCTCCGAGTTCTCCATGGATAGTCTCTAACTGGTCGCCCGTTCTTGCAAGTAAGTACGCCCTCCGTTGGAACGAACTATTCTTGTTTGCTTCTTTAACCTTCTGGTCTTTCTTGGCTTATGACATTACGTTTGTTTTTGCCTTATCTTCCCTTTTCATTTAATCTCTGTCTTATTTATCACGTTAATAGTGCATGGTGCCGTCATTTATGCCTTATCTTGTGCCCTGTGGAATGCAATGGGTTGTATATTCTCGCCCTTGTAGTGGGAGATTGCTTGTACACTCACCTGATTCTTGTAGACAGCATTTTGGGTCTTGGCTAACCTCCAGATTTGAACTCTTGTGCCCAGCAGAAAATCTAGTGCTCTTTAGGTCTTGATTGCATACTTGTTTAATCTTTTTATTGCTTAATTTGATGTTTGATATCCTAAATTGGTAACAAAATTTGGTGATAGCTCACCTGTCAATGTGGTTTGTATCTAAAGGCCTATCTTTCTATATATGTTGCTCTCAAGTGTGATATGATTAGGGACTGTTGAATCCAATCATTTAGAGTTAAATCAACTAGTGTAGATAAATATAAGCAACCGGAATTGCAAGTCCTCTTAAAGTGTGGGAGTGATCAGCAAGAATTTGGCTTTTGACTTGTTATATCATGATGAATTGTATATTAATGTTGATTTTGATGCTTGATTGTTCTTCGTCACACCGAAatagttttcttttcttcttgttaAGGAAAACTATATACAAAGTTCAAATTGTTTCATAAAGCTTGTCCATTATCATTGTCCTGTATCTTAATGGCTGCTGCAACATCTTCTCACCAAATAATCAACTTATCTTCTACCGAATACTTGAATGATTAGCAAGAAGCTCCTTTGATTTTTCTTATATCCTTAATTTGTCATTATACTGGAGGATATGTGTACAAATACCTTGCGTATCCACATTCGCAGTTCAAGGCCCTTGATAAGTTGATTGCTTGTTTATCTGTGATGTACTTGAAAAGTCAATTTGTCTTGATGTGCCTGTtggttttgattatttaaatgaaCAAGCTTAAGTTGATTAAGCTGATCTTATCCGCTTGATATGTGCAAAATCATGCTCTATTCTTTAAAGATAACTAAACAAATTAACAATTCTTTTGTGCTCTTCTGCAGTTGCAAGCGGTTCCACTTTGGTAACACAAATTCATTTTAATGTATCCCACTTTGAGAATTGAGGCTTTTATTACTATAGTCAATGTGGTTTGGGTACATTAAGTACTCCCATCTTTACCAGCTATATGATTTGGTAACTTTAGCCGATTAAAGTTGGAAGACCCTGAAAAGGGCAGCAATGCCAAGGAAAAAACTTGGACAGAAGCACCATATAAGTGAGAAGTAATTTTATCTATCTActactttttttttgtttgggaGCCACTTTGACTTATCACTAGGCTGGGTAATCTAGGTGCTGTTGGTGGCGTCTCACTAGTTAAACTTCATGTTGATTCTTTACCAAGATGAATTCTGAAAGAAATGTACACAATCTTCAGATAAATAAGCTGAACTGCCTAGTAAATATCTTTATTCACGAAGTTATATCGTCCTGAATGATCATTTCCTGTTGATGTCCACAAAGGCATTGTAGCTTAGGTTTCAGTTTTAAAAAGGAATAGTTCAGGTTGTGATATGTTTTTCTTCTGTGATGTGCCAGCTGCAATTCTCAAGCTCCCATATGGACTTGTCTATCGTCAAGACATCACAATCAGTTTGAAATTTTGTAGCCAGCTGGTTATTTTCTATTAGCACTTCTCTGTTGCATTAGAGTGCCATGCCATATTTGTTATATGAATAGCTTTTTGCAAAAAAAATCTATTGTTTCCatgatttatgatgatatgtgAAGTACATTTACAACTGTACCAGTTAGGAGATTGTATGTCTAGTAGTGGATGGAGTGCATACATGGCTTTCTGTTGGATACAATTGACAACTTTCATGGATATTTAAAAGAAATGTCAAAAAACATGAAAAGATTGAAGGAAGCATAATTTGTATAAAATAATAGGATATGCGCAATGAACATGAGAAAATTCGAGTCTCTTGGAGGAGCACTAACTTGAGGTCTGGTCGAAGATCGATACTTGAAAACTTAGGTTCCTTTATCCATACATTCATAAACCTCTGGCAAGGTTGCTTCCTTTTAGTCTTCTACAGTAGAACAGATGTGACAAGAGGACCAGCGGGGCTTTCTGGAGACATGCAGTGTCAGCTAGGAGACAAAAGATCCTTCTCAGTGGACTGGAAACTTCTGGATCTGAAAAATGTATAGCTGTGGACCATGAGGAAGTAATGATGGAGGAaactgaaaatgcaaaattttggAAGATGGATGACTTTTGTTAATTTTTCATTCATTTATTATGGCCAATCTGAGACCTAATAACAATTGTATCAAAGTCATAcatgaaaatttatatttttttgtgaCTGATCATTTGGCATTTTGCTTTACTCAAGCATCTTCCCAATTGATCACTGCTTTTCTTAATATCCTATCATAATATCTACTCTTTGAGCATACATGTCCAAATGTTACTGATTTTCAGTTCTGATTTGCAGAAACCTCACAACACTGTTCTTGGAAGAAAGCTCAATTGCTGAGAATGACGATGGATGAGTTCATGAGATTGCTGTCAACAATTCTGTGTTGGAGATGTTGAATTTCTACATGACAGAGCTTAAAGTCACACCACAGGATCTCGAGCTACTTGCCAGGAACTGCAAATCCTTGGTTTCACTGAAGATCAGTGAGTGTGACATCTCTGATCTAGTTGGGTTTTCTCAGTGAGCAACTTCGCTGGAAGAGTTTGGTGGGGGCTCATTTAATGATCAGGTTGGAGAGGTCAACAGGTACAACACAGTTCAGTTTCCTCAGAGGCTATGCTGTGTTGGCCTCATCTATTTGGCTACAAACGAGATGCACTTGTTATTTCCACTTGCTGCTTCACTCAAGAAGTTGGACTTGCAATACATGTTTCTCAGCACCGAGGATCACTGTCAGCTGCTCCAATGGTGTCCAAATCTAGAGGTTCTCCTAagcatcaaattttttttagTATAAGTATCAAATTTTGTTACAGTTCATCATGTAAGTATTTACTTTGGAGAAGCTTGATTCCAGCTCTTAATTCTTGTCAGGTGACGAATGTGATTGGAGACAGAGGACTAGAGGTTGTTGCTCAGACATGCAAGAAACTGCAAAGGCTCAGAATAGAGCGAGGGGATGAAGACCAAGGCCTGGGGGATGAACAAGGTCGAGTTACACAAGTAGGGTTATTGACTCTAGCTCAGGGATGTCCAGAACTAGAATACATGGCAGTATATGCCTCAGATATATCAAATGTGGCTTTGGAATCTCTTGGCAATTTCCGCAAAATCCTCTGTGATTTCTGGCTTGTTTTGCTTGACCGAGAAGAGAGGATAACAGAATTATCCCTTGACAATGGTCTTCGTGCTCTGCTGAGAGGCTGCACAAAGCTTAGGAGGTTTGCACTTTATCTGAGGCTAGGAGGTCTTTCAGATGTAGGTCTTGGTTACATCGGTGAGTATGGTTGCAATGTCCGGTGGATACTGATGGGTAATGTTGGGGAATCTGATGCTGGAATTCTGGTGTTTTCAAGAGGTTGCCCGCTGCTGCAAAAGCTTGAGCTGAGTTATTGTTTTAGTGAGCGTTCGTTGGCTACGGCAGCTACCATCTTTGAGATACTTGTGGGTGCAGGGGCATAGGGCAACCCCAGGTGATAGTGACCTTTGGGCAATGGCCCGTCCGGTCTGGAACATAGAATTTGTTCCTCCAAGACAGGATGTTGCTGACAATGAAACT is from Musa acuminata AAA Group cultivar baxijiao chromosome BXJ3-8, Cavendish_Baxijiao_AAA, whole genome shotgun sequence and encodes:
- the LOC135645508 gene encoding large ribosomal subunit protein uL4c-like; the protein is MRISCATTPSLSSSFVASPLFAPNSHSFANVSLAKAQSAVRLRVRCELAAIPVLSFSGEKVGDVPLDLKSAPSDTARAVVHRGLVAEQQNQRRGTASTLTRGEVRGGGKKPYPQKKTGGARRGSQRTPLRPGGGVVFGPKPRDWSVKINRKEKRLALSTALASAAAAADALVVEDFGQEFEAGPKTKEFVAAMRRWGLDPKRKAMFLLTEVSDNVLLSCRNIGTIKLLTPRTLNLFDILDSEKLVFTKSAVEYLNSMYGENAEEEGDGEEEEEEIVLAGDN